A region from the Musa acuminata AAA Group cultivar baxijiao chromosome BXJ1-10, Cavendish_Baxijiao_AAA, whole genome shotgun sequence genome encodes:
- the LOC135595382 gene encoding SKP1-like protein 1, with protein sequence MAKTITLRSSDGEVFEVEEAVAMESQTIKHMIEDDCADNGIPLPNVTSKILAKVVEYCKKHVDAAARSSSSDDAPSVTEDDLKTWDADFVKVDQATLFDLILAANYLNIKGLLDLTCQTVADMIKGKTPEEIRKTFNIKNDFTPEEEEEVRRENQWAFE encoded by the exons ATGGCAAAGACGATTACGCTGAGGAGCTCGGATGGGGAGGTGTTCGAGGTGGAGGAGGCGGTGGCCATGGAGTCTCAGACCATCAAGCACATGATCGAGGACGACTGCGCCGACAACGGCATCCCCCTCCCCAACGTCACCTCCAAGATCCTCGCGAAGGTCGTCGAGTACTGCAAGAAGCACGTCGATGCCGCCGCTAGGTCCTCCTCATCGGACGACGCCCCGAGCGTCACCGAAGACGATCTCAAGACCTGGGACGCTGACTTCGTCAAAGTCGACCAGGCCACCCTCTTCGACCTCATCCTG GCAGCAAATTATCTGAACATTAAAGGACTGCTGGATCTGACTTGCCAAACTGTAGCTGACATGATCAAGGGTAAGACACCTGAAGAGATCCGTAAGACCTTCAACATTAAGAATGACTTCACgcccgaggaagaggaagaggttcGGAGGGAGAACCAGTGGGCGTTCGAGTGA